The following DNA comes from Streptomyces sp. Ag109_O5-10.
GTCACCACGGCCAGTTGCGTGGTCGCCAGCAACAGCTGCGCGCCGGTCATCGCCAGGTGCGAGTCGCCCGTACCGGCCAGCGTCCGCCGGACGTAGATCCATCCGATCGGGTAACTCAGCGACGCCAGCAGCGCCATGAGCGTCCCCGTGACGTCCAGTCCGTGGAAGCCCTCCCAGGCCCCCAGCACCGTCAGGACACCGACGAACCCCAGGCCGAGCCCGGCGAACCGGACCCGCGTCGGCCGGTCCTCCGACAGGGCCACCAGCGACAGCGCCATCCCCCACAGCGGCGAGGTCGCGTTGCAGATCCCGGCCAGGGTGGACGGAATGGTCAGCTCCGCGTAGGCGAACAGGGAGAACGGCAGCGCGTTGAGCAGGAACGCGGCGACCGCCAGATGCCTCCAGGTCCGGGCGCCTCGCGGCAGCCGCTGCCGCTTCACGGCCATCGCCGCCGCGAGGACCGCGGTACCGAACACCAGCCTGCCGAGCGTGACCTGGAACGGTGCGTAGCCCTCCGTCCCGACCTTGATGAAGAGGAAACTGAAGCCCCAGATCAGGGAGAGGGCGCCGAAGCGCAGCCGCCAGTCGAGGCGGGGGCGGGAGGCGGCGGTGGCAAGCGCGGGCTTGCCGGTCGCGGCGGAGGTCACGGTGCTCATGCCCGCAACGATGCGGGAGGGAAACCTTGTAGCACAATCGAGATTTCTCACCGGGTACCTCTTAGAATCGCTTACATGTTGAACCTGGAACGCCTGCGCACCCTCGACGCCCTCGCCCGGCACGGCTCGGTCAGCGGCGCCGCCGAGGCCCTGCACGTGACCACGTCGGCGGTGTCGCAGCAGATGGGCAAGCTGGAGCGCGAGGTGGACCAGCAGCTCCTGGCGAAGAACGGCCGGGGCATCCGGCTCACCGACGCCGGCCGGCTGCTCGCCGAGCACGCGGCCCGGATCCTCTCCCAGGTCGAGCTGGCCCAGTCCGACCTGGAGGCGCACCGGGGCCAGGTCGTCGGCGAGTTGCGGCTGTCCGCGTTCCCGACGGCAGCCCGTGGCCTGTTCCCGGCCGCACTCGCCGCGCTGCGCGCCCGGCACCCGGCGCTGCGCGTCCGCTCCAGCGAACTGGAACCGGAGAACGGCGTCGCCGGGGTCGTCCGCGGCGACCTCGACCTCGCCGTCGTCCTGGACTGGTACAACAAGCCGATGCCGGTGCCCGACGGGCTGGTCAAGGCGCCCCTGCTGGACGACCCGGCCGAGGTGGCGCTGCCGGCCGGGCACCGGCTCTCCGGCCGCGAGGAGGTGGACCTGGGGGAGTTCGCCGAGGACCAGTGGATCACCTGGGGCGAGGGCGAGTTCTGCCACGAGTGGCTGATGTTCACGCTGCGCTCGCGCGGCATCGAGCCCATCGTCGGGCACCGCGCGGCCGAGACGCACACCCAACTGGGCCTGGTTGCGGCCGGGTTGGGCGTCTGCATCGCCCCGCTGCTGGGCCGGCACCCGGTGCCGGACGGCGTGGTCATGGTGCCGTTGAAGCAGCGGGTGCGCCGCCATGTGTACGTCGTCTGGCGGGCCGACGCCGACCGCCGCCCCTCGATCCGGGCGGCGGTGCAGGAGTTGCGCGGCGCTGCCGAGGCGATCGCCTGAGGCGGCTCCCCTCGAACCGCGCTCTAGGCCGAGCCCAGTTTGCGGAAGTCCCAGGAGGCCGTCTTCGTCGGGGTGAGCCGCGCCCAGGCGTGCCGTCCGTCGTGCGGCATCTCGTCCAGGCCGAAGTTCTTGCGCGCGAACACCGTCTCGACGTAGTCGAGTTCGGCGACCAGTTCGCCGGTGCGCGGGACCTCGCCCACGAACTCGACGGTCCCTCTCAGCTCGACGCCGCGCAACTGGTCGTACTCCTCACCGGAGTCGACGACGACCGCCACCCGCGGATCACGGCTGAGGTCCTTCCAGCGCTGGCTGCGCACCACCGAGTAGAGCCACAGGGACGTGCCGTCCCAGGCGAACCACAGGGCGCTCACGTGCGGAGCACCGGACGCCGAGACGGTCGCGACCCGGCAGGTGCGCTGTGTGGTGAGGAACTCGTCCAGCTCACCGGGCGTCATCATGATCTTCCGGCCCCGGCGCTGAGTGACGGTCATGCGGCCCCCTCTTCTTCTGTCTCTTCTTCCGTTCCCGCGCGATGGCGGTTAGTGTCACCCGCCCCGCACCAAGGTGGAAGGGGGCGTCATGCCGTCGTCGTACGAACGGCTCGCGGAACTCCTCGACCCCGTGAGCACCGTGCTGCTCACCGTCGAGTGCCAGCAGGGTGTGGTGGGCCCGGACAGTGCGCTGCCCGAACTCGCCCGCGAGGCACGGACGTCGGGGGCTCTCGACAACATCGCCCGCCTTGTGGCCGCCGCGCACGACACCGGTGTCCAGGTGATCCACGCGATCGCCGAACGCCGTCCGGACGGCCGTGGCGCGAACCGCAACGCCCGCCTGTTCCGCGCCGCCGAACGGCTGCCCGTCCAGCAGCTCTCCGGCACCGCGGCGGTCCGCGTCGCGCCCCCCATCGAGGTGTGGGAGGAGGACCTCGTCGTACGACGGCTGCACGGCCTGTCGCCGATCCAGGGCACCGAGGTCGACCCGCTGCTGCGCAACCTCGGCTGCCGCACCCTGGTCGTCACCGGTGTCTCGGCCAACGTGGCCGTTCCCAATGCCGTGTTCGACGCGGTCAACCGGGGCTACACGGCCGTCGTCCCGGCCGACGCCGTCGCGGGAGTGCCCCCCGAGTACACCCCCGCGATGGTCCGCAACACCCTCGCGTTGGTCGCCACGGTCGCGACCACGGACGAGGTGCTCGGCTGCCTCAAACAACCGCGCAGGCGGTCCTGAGGATCAGGCCAGCGAGATCTGGTCGCCGGAGACCGTGATGTTCGCGGCCGTCAGACCCGTGGTCGCCGGGCCCTGCTTCACGCTGCCGTCCGCTATGGCGAACTTGCTGCCGTGGCAGGGGCAGACGATCTCGCCGTTGGCGATGCTGGTCACCGCACAGCCGGCGTGCGGGCACTTCGTCGAGAACGCCTTGTACGTGCCCGACGTGGGCTGGGTGACGACCACGGCCTGGTCCTTGTAGATCGTGCCGCCGCCCTCGGGGATGTCCGTGGTCTTGGCGAGCGCGCTGCCACCGGCCGCGGCGGTGGAGCCGCCGGCCGAGCCGTTGCTGTCCTGGGTGGTGGAGCCACCGCCCGCGTTGCCGTTCGTGGTGGTCGAGCTCGACGAGCCGTCGTCCGACGACCCGCAGGCGGTCAGCGCGGCGGCGAGCCCTGCCGCTCCGGCCGCCACCATGACGGTGCGGCGAGCCGGGCTGGCCGAGGGGTTGAGCGGTGCGCTGGTCATGTGAGGGGTTCCCTTCCGCGGAGCTTCTCGTTGATCCGTCCAGGGGTACGGTCTTCGGGCACCACCTGTTCAGACGGCATCCAGATAGTGACCACCTGGACATGAGGCTTCGGTAAAGCGGCGCTGTCGGTTCGCTGTCGGTCCTGACCTGCGACGCGGCGAAACCGACGCGCCCCGGCCGCCGGTCCGCCGGACCGGCGCGGCGGAAGGGCGCCGTGACCTGGCCCGTACTCCGTTGAACAGCGGTGGATCATCGGGCGCCGTTCGCTTCGGCGGTGAGAAGGACGACCAGTGACAGCTTTTCGCCATGGGCGTCGGCCATGGCCGGGTGGTCCAGGTCGACCCGTCCGAGCCGTGGGTGCCGCCGTTCCTTCCGGGCGGAGGCGAGATGGACGCCGAGCGCCCGGCGGGGGCGGCCGCTCCCGGTCCCGGATCTCGCCCGGCTGTCACGCTCGGTTACTATGCTCACTCCGTGCCGGAGGCCCCCCGGTCGCCGACTGCCTGGTTGAGAAGCTGGATGGCCTGGGAAAATGCTGCGAGAAGTCACCGCGACCCGCTACGTCACGCCCCTGCGCGAGGGCGGTTCGCTGCCGGGGCTCGTCGAGGCCGACGATCTCGGCACGTACGTCATGAAGTTCACCGGCGCGGGGCAGGGCCGCAAGACGCTGGTCGCCGAGGTCGTCTGCGGTGAACTCGCCCGCCGGCTCGGGTTCCGGATGCCCCGGCTGGTCACCGTCGAACTGGATCCGGTGCTGGGGCTCGGCGAACCCGAACAACAGGTGCAGGACCTGCTGCGGGGCAGCGGCGGCACCAACCTCGGCATGGACTTCCTCTCCGGTGCCCTCGGCTTCGACCCGATCGCCTTCGCGGTGAGCCCCGCGGAGGCCG
Coding sequences within:
- a CDS encoding DMT family transporter, encoding MSTVTSAATGKPALATAASRPRLDWRLRFGALSLIWGFSFLFIKVGTEGYAPFQVTLGRLVFGTAVLAAAMAVKRQRLPRGARTWRHLAVAAFLLNALPFSLFAYAELTIPSTLAGICNATSPLWGMALSLVALSEDRPTRVRFAGLGLGFVGVLTVLGAWEGFHGLDVTGTLMALLASLSYPIGWIYVRRTLAGTGDSHLAMTGAQLLLATTQLAVVTPLFTSFPAHFALVPLLAIAALGALGTGLAVLVQYGLVAEVGPTTAQMVTYFIPVIAAAAGVAVLGESLRWSTPVGAVIVLAGAALTQARQRPRRGAAG
- a CDS encoding LysR family transcriptional regulator, with the translated sequence MLNLERLRTLDALARHGSVSGAAEALHVTTSAVSQQMGKLEREVDQQLLAKNGRGIRLTDAGRLLAEHAARILSQVELAQSDLEAHRGQVVGELRLSAFPTAARGLFPAALAALRARHPALRVRSSELEPENGVAGVVRGDLDLAVVLDWYNKPMPVPDGLVKAPLLDDPAEVALPAGHRLSGREEVDLGEFAEDQWITWGEGEFCHEWLMFTLRSRGIEPIVGHRAAETHTQLGLVAAGLGVCIAPLLGRHPVPDGVVMVPLKQRVRRHVYVVWRADADRRPSIRAAVQELRGAAEAIA
- a CDS encoding pyridoxamine 5'-phosphate oxidase family protein, coding for MTVTQRRGRKIMMTPGELDEFLTTQRTCRVATVSASGAPHVSALWFAWDGTSLWLYSVVRSQRWKDLSRDPRVAVVVDSGEEYDQLRGVELRGTVEFVGEVPRTGELVAELDYVETVFARKNFGLDEMPHDGRHAWARLTPTKTASWDFRKLGSA
- a CDS encoding cysteine hydrolase; amino-acid sequence: MPSSYERLAELLDPVSTVLLTVECQQGVVGPDSALPELAREARTSGALDNIARLVAAAHDTGVQVIHAIAERRPDGRGANRNARLFRAAERLPVQQLSGTAAVRVAPPIEVWEEDLVVRRLHGLSPIQGTEVDPLLRNLGCRTLVVTGVSANVAVPNAVFDAVNRGYTAVVPADAVAGVPPEYTPAMVRNTLALVATVATTDEVLGCLKQPRRRS
- a CDS encoding Rieske (2Fe-2S) protein, producing the protein MTSAPLNPSASPARRTVMVAAGAAGLAAALTACGSSDDGSSSSTTTNGNAGGGSTTQDSNGSAGGSTAAAGGSALAKTTDIPEGGGTIYKDQAVVVTQPTSGTYKAFSTKCPHAGCAVTSIANGEIVCPCHGSKFAIADGSVKQGPATTGLTAANITVSGDQISLA